One window from the genome of Acinetobacter sp. LoGeW2-3 encodes:
- a CDS encoding APC family permease, with protein sequence MTNFSGTQSAAKLQKTLGLWHIIIIGLAYIQPMTLFDTFGLVSEESHLHVPTSYIIALVAILFTSISYGHMIRRYPSSGSAYTYAQKSIHPNLGFMVGWSSWLDYLLSPMVNIILAVIYLEALFPAVNHWVWVIVLTAFMTGINLRGARFVANFNSMIVFIQLLVIGIFTWMVFTKLQAGFNADGPITAEQRYQLWSLEPFWNELTSVGALVTGATLLCFSFTGFDSLSSLAEETKDTEKTLPKAIFLTALIAGVIFIISTYFMQLYFPSAPGSYFENIAETQPEILLLVGGSLFQSYVLAFAIVTVMASGISAHAGVSRLMYVMGRDGVINKKIFGHISPRNFTPSYNIMIVGAVALTAGFMDLDIVISMISFGALTAFTFVNLSVISRYALRDGRTKTAKDIFSFVVIPLLGFFSIFAMWLEIEETALKYGLWWAMFGILYLGYKTKGFKHPAPQHNEFE encoded by the coding sequence TTGACAAATTTCTCTGGGACTCAATCGGCAGCTAAACTGCAAAAAACGCTGGGACTCTGGCACATCATTATTATTGGTTTAGCTTATATTCAACCAATGACATTATTTGATACTTTTGGCCTGGTATCTGAAGAAAGTCATTTGCATGTTCCTACGTCTTACATTATTGCCCTGGTTGCAATTTTGTTTACATCGATCAGCTATGGTCACATGATCCGTCGCTACCCTTCTTCGGGTTCGGCGTATACCTATGCCCAAAAATCTATTCACCCGAATCTTGGCTTTATGGTGGGTTGGTCTTCCTGGTTAGACTACCTGTTGTCGCCTATGGTGAACATCATCCTGGCCGTGATTTACCTGGAAGCACTGTTCCCGGCTGTAAACCACTGGGTCTGGGTGATTGTATTGACCGCTTTCATGACAGGGATCAACCTGCGTGGCGCGCGTTTTGTTGCAAACTTCAACAGTATGATCGTGTTCATCCAGTTGCTGGTGATTGGTATCTTTACCTGGATGGTATTTACCAAGCTACAGGCTGGTTTCAATGCCGACGGTCCAATTACTGCTGAACAGCGTTATCAGTTATGGAGTCTGGAACCTTTCTGGAATGAGCTGACTTCAGTCGGTGCTCTGGTCACAGGTGCAACCTTACTATGCTTCTCGTTCACCGGTTTTGACTCTTTAAGTTCTCTGGCTGAAGAAACAAAAGATACTGAAAAAACCCTGCCTAAAGCAATTTTCTTGACTGCTTTAATCGCCGGTGTGATTTTCATTATCAGTACTTACTTCATGCAGTTGTATTTCCCATCTGCACCGGGTTCTTACTTCGAGAATATTGCCGAAACTCAGCCAGAAATTCTGCTGTTAGTCGGTGGTTCACTGTTCCAGTCTTATGTACTTGCTTTCGCAATCGTGACAGTAATGGCGTCTGGTATCTCTGCACACGCAGGCGTATCACGTCTGATGTATGTCATGGGTCGTGATGGTGTGATCAACAAGAAAATCTTTGGTCATATCAGCCCACGTAACTTTACGCCTTCATACAATATTATGATTGTGGGTGCGGTTGCCCTAACTGCTGGTTTTATGGATCTTGATATCGTGATTTCAATGATCAGTTTCGGTGCCTTGACTGCATTTACTTTCGTAAACCTGTCGGTGATTTCACGTTATGCATTGCGTGATGGCCGTACTAAAACAGCGAAAGATATTTTCAGCTTCGTGGTGATTCCACTTTTAGGCTTCTTCAGTATCTTTGCAATGTGGCTAGAAATTGAAGAAACTGCACTGAAATACGGTTTATGGTGGGCAATGTTCGGTATCCTGTACTTAGGCTACAAAACTAAGGGCTTTAAGCACCCTGCTCCACAACATAACGAGTTTGAATAA
- the cysG gene encoding siroheme synthase CysG gives MDIFPISLKLQQQPCLIVGGGHIAYRKAVLLQKAGAVISVIAPEIEAGLLEIVQATAGQYVQAPFNPEIPLRSYRLVIAATNDAAVNRQVFEDCEAENVLVNSVDDPPHCRFMVPAIIDRSPLIISVASNGTSPVLSRQIRTQLEATIPHGMGKLAEFSGKWRSAVKAKISNPDERRIFWEDLYASPLKEQVFNDNLAEADRLIEQALNEWQKPKGEVYLVGAGPGDPELLTLKALRLMQQADVVIYDRLVSAPIMELCRRDAEKIYVGKARSNHAVPQEGINALLVKYASEGKRVCRLKGGDPFIFGRGGEEIEELFAAGVAFQVVPGITAASGCSAYAGIPLTHRDYAQSVRFLTGHLKEGSPELPWNELVYENQTLVLYMGLVGLEKICAQLIAHGQRPDMPVALVSKGTTPEQKVVVGTLQDIASKVSEHHIQAPTLTIIGEVVRLREKLQWS, from the coding sequence GTGGATATTTTCCCAATCTCGTTAAAGTTGCAGCAGCAACCTTGTCTGATTGTCGGTGGTGGACATATTGCTTACCGCAAGGCGGTACTTTTGCAGAAAGCAGGCGCAGTCATTTCGGTGATTGCACCTGAAATTGAAGCAGGTCTGCTTGAGATTGTTCAAGCGACCGCCGGTCAATATGTTCAGGCACCTTTCAATCCTGAAATTCCATTACGTTCTTACCGTCTGGTGATTGCAGCAACCAATGATGCTGCGGTCAATCGTCAGGTCTTTGAAGACTGTGAAGCTGAAAATGTGCTGGTCAACAGTGTTGATGATCCGCCACATTGCCGTTTCATGGTACCCGCGATTATCGATCGTTCACCGCTGATTATTTCAGTCGCCAGCAACGGCACTTCACCAGTATTATCCCGTCAGATTCGTACCCAGCTGGAAGCCACTATTCCACATGGTATGGGTAAACTGGCTGAGTTCTCAGGTAAATGGCGTAGTGCAGTTAAAGCCAAGATTAGTAATCCCGATGAACGCCGTATCTTCTGGGAAGACTTGTATGCCAGTCCACTGAAAGAACAGGTATTCAATGACAACCTGGCTGAAGCCGACCGTCTGATTGAGCAAGCCCTGAATGAATGGCAAAAACCGAAAGGTGAAGTCTATCTGGTTGGTGCTGGTCCCGGTGATCCAGAATTGCTGACGCTGAAAGCCTTACGCTTAATGCAACAGGCTGATGTGGTGATTTACGATCGTCTGGTCTCTGCACCAATCATGGAATTATGTCGCCGGGATGCAGAGAAGATCTATGTTGGTAAGGCTCGCTCGAATCATGCTGTGCCCCAAGAAGGGATTAATGCTTTATTGGTAAAATATGCCAGCGAAGGTAAACGTGTCTGTCGTCTAAAAGGCGGTGATCCGTTTATCTTTGGTCGTGGTGGTGAAGAGATTGAAGAGCTGTTCGCTGCTGGCGTGGCTTTTCAGGTCGTGCCTGGCATTACTGCAGCTTCAGGCTGTTCAGCTTATGCTGGTATTCCATTGACTCACCGTGATTATGCACAAAGTGTACGTTTCCTGACTGGGCATTTAAAGGAAGGTTCACCTGAGTTGCCTTGGAATGAACTGGTCTATGAAAACCAGACGCTAGTGCTGTATATGGGTCTAGTTGGACTAGAAAAAATCTGTGCTCAACTGATTGCTCACGGTCAACGTCCAGATATGCCAGTCGCTTTGGTATCAAAAGGCACCACACCAGAGCAAAAAGTCGTGGTCGGAACGCTCCAAGATATTGCATCTAAAGTATCCGAGCACCATATTCAGGCACCAACCTTGACCATTATTGGTGAAGTGGTGCGTTTACGTGAAAAACTTCAGTGGTCGTAA
- a CDS encoding PA3496 family putative envelope integrity protein, with protein sequence MSSTDFELDDNYGDDDVSFDEASSKLSAKESLEKRRLIDDLLTQRRLERELKDFDYDFDDDDDFDDED encoded by the coding sequence GTGTCTTCTACAGATTTTGAACTAGATGATAACTACGGTGATGATGATGTCAGCTTCGATGAGGCTTCTAGCAAGCTCAGCGCAAAAGAGTCGTTGGAAAAACGTCGTTTAATTGATGACTTGTTGACTCAACGCCGCCTTGAGCGCGAACTCAAAGATTTTGACTACGACTTCGACGATGACGATGACTTCGACGACGAAGATTAA
- a CDS encoding YecA family protein, with protein MSALDLDLLSDYLDGDQNEYGLDFAATHGFLCAIAVGPQFDKWLDELFDNNQKKVPAAIIEQVKAWLESIRQSLANEEGITFPFAIEEADTESSLGDWSVGFVDAMFLNEEAWFAEEFEEQLVDLTLPIMVFSGIDEEDPQMETFRRNGQLMDELAEEIPENLNELYLMYHTPD; from the coding sequence ATGAGTGCTTTAGATTTAGACCTGTTGAGTGACTATCTGGATGGCGACCAAAATGAGTATGGTCTGGATTTCGCAGCAACTCACGGTTTCCTGTGTGCGATTGCAGTAGGTCCGCAGTTTGACAAATGGCTGGATGAGCTTTTTGATAACAATCAGAAAAAAGTTCCAGCGGCAATCATCGAACAGGTTAAAGCATGGCTGGAGTCTATCCGTCAAAGTTTGGCCAATGAAGAAGGCATCACTTTCCCGTTTGCAATCGAGGAAGCGGATACCGAATCAAGTCTTGGTGACTGGAGCGTGGGCTTTGTTGATGCCATGTTCCTAAACGAAGAAGCATGGTTTGCAGAAGAATTTGAAGAACAACTGGTAGATTTAACCCTGCCAATCATGGTCTTCAGTGGAATTGATGAAGAAGACCCACAAATGGAAACTTTCCGTCGCAATGGCCAGTTAATGGACGAGCTTGCGGAAGAAATTCCAGAAAATCTGAATGAATTGTACCTGATGTATCACACACCAGATTAA
- a CDS encoding ABZJ_00895 family protein translates to MSHYLKYFAAVYFALLVLVGMIVYWLNLGAIIFIPALIAAAFLSARHFVHQELRLPTPEEKKTLVWGSTIIAMTLGFIFIFVMIWLHPYTEEILRRINYTGRGPNSFIVAALIALHAGLFHIAYQGYSRYSLDKLPKKHA, encoded by the coding sequence ATGTCGCATTATCTTAAATATTTTGCAGCCGTTTATTTTGCCTTGCTGGTTTTGGTTGGTATGATTGTGTACTGGTTAAACCTCGGTGCCATTATCTTCATCCCTGCTCTCATTGCAGCGGCTTTCTTGAGTGCTCGGCATTTTGTACATCAGGAATTGCGCTTACCTACTCCCGAAGAGAAGAAGACACTGGTCTGGGGTTCTACCATTATCGCTATGACCCTCGGCTTTATTTTTATCTTTGTGATGATCTGGTTGCATCCTTATACTGAAGAGATTCTGCGCCGGATAAACTATACTGGTCGCGGTCCGAATTCCTTCATTGTCGCTGCCTTGATTGCCTTACATGCTGGCCTGTTCCATATTGCCTATCAGGGTTATAGCCGCTATAGCCTGGATAAACTGCCAAAGAAACACGCTTAA
- a CDS encoding tRNA (cytidine(34)-2'-O)-methyltransferase, which translates to MIHVVLYEPEIPANTGNIIRLCANTGAQLHLVKPLGFELDDKKLKRAGLDYHEYAHMQIWENIEECLADLASKGVGTDAVYPLTTKGFETPHTSDLNRSVALLMGPETRGLPENVRMMFPKEHWIRLPMAENSRSLNLSNATAVIVYEAWRQQGFKPL; encoded by the coding sequence GTGATCCATGTTGTTTTATATGAGCCTGAAATTCCTGCCAATACAGGTAATATTATTCGCCTATGCGCAAATACGGGAGCACAGTTGCATTTGGTCAAGCCGCTTGGCTTTGAGCTGGATGACAAAAAGCTAAAACGTGCAGGTCTGGATTACCATGAATATGCCCATATGCAAATCTGGGAAAATATCGAGGAATGTCTGGCGGATTTGGCTTCTAAAGGTGTGGGTACAGATGCGGTTTATCCGCTAACCACCAAAGGTTTTGAAACCCCGCATACTTCGGATTTAAACCGCTCTGTAGCATTATTGATGGGGCCAGAAACACGTGGCCTGCCAGAAAATGTGCGGATGATGTTTCCAAAAGAACACTGGATTCGTCTGCCAATGGCTGAGAATTCACGTAGCTTAAATCTGTCTAATGCGACAGCGGTAATTGTTTATGAAGCATGGCGTCAGCAGGGTTTCAAACCACTTTAA
- a CDS encoding iron-containing alcohol dehydrogenase yields the protein MTKPYYEFFCPVKVIAGHAALEHIPFELSTLGAKRPLIITDKGVRANNLLAPIEAAFESTDAEIAAIFDDVPPDSSLGTVRRAAQLYRDNNCDAIIAIGGGSVIDTSKATNILVSEGGDDLLKYSGAHNLPKPLKPFFVIPTTSGTGSEVTMVAVVSDTEKNLKMPFASYYLMPHAAILDPRMTQTLPPHLTAMTAMDAMTHAVEAYTCMAANPISDAYAIAAVKKVSENLFKVLDNPSDAQGRLELAQASTMAGIAFSNSMVGLVHSLGHALGAVAHLPHGLCMNLFLPYVLEYNKEVNGGKIADLLLPLAGPDIYAQTPGHLRADKAIATILAMRDRIYALTKLPRTLSETGKVSEAQLDEVAEKALNDGSIIYNPKEATLEDLKSILKKAW from the coding sequence ATGACCAAGCCTTATTATGAGTTTTTCTGCCCAGTCAAGGTGATTGCAGGTCATGCTGCGCTCGAACATATTCCATTTGAACTTTCGACTTTAGGTGCTAAACGTCCGCTGATCATTACTGATAAAGGCGTACGTGCCAATAATCTGCTTGCTCCAATCGAAGCGGCTTTTGAATCCACCGATGCAGAGATTGCAGCGATTTTTGATGATGTACCGCCAGACTCAAGTTTAGGTACGGTACGTCGTGCTGCACAGCTGTATCGTGACAATAACTGTGACGCGATTATTGCCATCGGTGGTGGTTCAGTGATCGATACTTCAAAAGCAACTAATATTTTGGTCTCCGAAGGTGGCGATGACCTGCTGAAATATTCAGGTGCACATAACCTGCCAAAACCTTTAAAGCCATTTTTTGTGATTCCAACTACATCGGGTACTGGTTCTGAAGTGACCATGGTTGCAGTCGTATCAGATACTGAAAAGAACCTGAAAATGCCATTCGCATCTTATTACCTGATGCCGCATGCTGCGATTCTGGATCCACGTATGACCCAGACTTTGCCGCCACACCTCACTGCAATGACTGCAATGGATGCGATGACACATGCGGTAGAAGCTTATACCTGTATGGCAGCCAATCCGATTTCTGATGCCTATGCCATAGCAGCGGTGAAGAAAGTTAGCGAAAACTTATTCAAGGTTCTCGATAATCCATCTGATGCTCAGGGTCGTTTGGAACTCGCTCAAGCGTCTACCATGGCAGGTATTGCTTTCTCGAATTCTATGGTTGGTCTGGTGCATTCTCTTGGACACGCGCTAGGTGCAGTGGCTCATTTGCCACATGGACTATGTATGAACCTGTTCCTGCCTTATGTACTGGAATATAACAAGGAAGTAAATGGTGGCAAGATCGCAGACCTATTATTGCCATTGGCCGGTCCAGATATCTATGCACAAACACCGGGTCATCTGCGTGCTGATAAAGCAATTGCGACAATTCTGGCAATGCGAGACCGTATTTATGCGCTGACCAAATTACCGCGTACATTAAGTGAAACAGGTAAGGTTTCTGAAGCGCAACTGGATGAAGTTGCCGAGAAGGCATTAAATGATGGTTCCATCATTTACAACCCGAAAGAAGCTACCCTGGAAGATTTGAAATCGATCTTAAAAAAAGCTTGGTAA
- a CDS encoding ABZJ_00895 family protein, protein MMIKKYLGYFTMVYLVAILIVAGLSIFIDLPGSSIAIPALFGAGTAAAIKFVQDQQRLPTATEKKQLVWGCIGISVLISLILSLSILGISEEREIILDMLESLPVGIWVIVLLLGLAIQYVVLALCFGWMSKSALKGPEAKKQAK, encoded by the coding sequence ATGATGATTAAAAAATATTTAGGCTATTTCACCATGGTTTATCTGGTCGCAATTCTGATTGTTGCCGGATTAAGTATATTTATCGACCTACCAGGCAGCAGTATAGCTATTCCGGCATTATTCGGTGCAGGTACGGCAGCAGCAATCAAATTTGTTCAAGATCAGCAGCGCCTGCCAACTGCTACCGAGAAAAAACAGTTAGTGTGGGGCTGTATCGGTATTAGCGTACTGATTAGCCTGATCCTATCCCTATCTATATTAGGTATTTCAGAAGAACGGGAAATCATCCTCGATATGCTGGAATCTTTACCTGTCGGCATCTGGGTCATCGTATTACTACTAGGTTTAGCGATTCAATATGTTGTTCTTGCCTTATGTTTCGGCTGGATGAGCAAAAGTGCGCTTAAAGGTCCGGAAGCTAAAAAGCAGGCGAAGTAA
- a CDS encoding YbeD family protein produces the protein MLDRTPSRELREDLWVFPMDYPIKLIGLAGEELLTAVVDIFTKHFPEFDGDSVSITPSRTGKYHSITAQLRFLELEQVHAVYADLAACPLIKTAL, from the coding sequence ATGTTAGACCGTACACCATCTCGTGAACTCCGCGAAGATCTTTGGGTTTTCCCGATGGATTACCCGATCAAACTCATTGGCTTGGCTGGCGAAGAGCTGCTGACCGCTGTGGTTGATATTTTTACCAAACACTTTCCTGAATTTGATGGTGATAGCGTAAGCATTACTCCATCACGTACTGGTAAATATCACTCGATTACTGCACAGTTACGTTTTCTTGAACTTGAACAAGTACACGCTGTTTATGCTGATCTGGCTGCTTGCCCATTGATCAAGACTGCGCTTTAA
- the lipB gene encoding lipoyl(octanoyl) transferase LipB — MTDAVQKPSLIIRQYNDLTPYEDRFLEMKALTENRDENTPDELWILQHHDVLTQGQAGKPEHILIPSNIPVIQTDRGGQVTWHGPGQLVAYFMFDLNRLGWNVRTLVSYAENLMIELLKKYGIEAYAKPDAPGVYVNERKIGSLGFKIRKGRSYHGLSLNIDCDLTGFHTINPCGYAGLEMVRINDLVSNPPKFADLCVQIIETLTSSGYFKDVSVEQR, encoded by the coding sequence GTGACAGATGCGGTTCAAAAACCTTCCCTGATTATTCGTCAATATAACGACTTGACTCCCTACGAAGACCGCTTTCTGGAAATGAAAGCCCTGACTGAAAACCGTGATGAAAACACCCCGGATGAGCTGTGGATTTTGCAGCATCATGATGTACTGACTCAGGGCCAAGCGGGCAAGCCGGAACATATCCTGATTCCATCCAATATTCCGGTGATTCAGACCGATCGCGGTGGTCAGGTGACTTGGCATGGCCCAGGTCAACTCGTTGCTTATTTTATGTTTGACTTGAATCGTCTCGGTTGGAATGTGCGTACCCTTGTTTCCTACGCCGAAAACCTGATGATTGAGCTACTCAAAAAGTATGGCATTGAAGCCTATGCCAAACCGGATGCACCGGGTGTCTATGTCAATGAACGCAAGATTGGTTCGCTCGGCTTTAAGATCCGTAAAGGTCGCAGTTATCATGGCCTATCTTTAAATATTGACTGTGACCTGACCGGCTTCCATACCATTAACCCATGTGGCTATGCTGGACTGGAAATGGTACGGATTAATGACCTGGTGAGTAACCCGCCAAAATTTGCTGACTTGTGTGTGCAAATTATTGAAACTTTAACCAGCAGCGGTTACTTTAAGGACGTGAGTGTCGAGCAAAGATAA
- the serS gene encoding serine--tRNA ligase — MIDPKLLRNNIEAVNLALAKRGVQLNVEEWASLEARRKEIQSKTESLQAERNAGAKQVGQIKKAGGDASEIMARMSAIGDEIKAAEAALAELQAELEEKSLSIPNLPDESVPEGKDENDNVEILKWGTPRTFDFEIKDHTDLGEMMGGLEFETATKLTGSRFSVLKGPLARLQRAITQFMLDTHTTKNGYTEAYVPYLVNADSLRGTGQLPKFEEDLFKLQGEKEFYLIPTAEVPVTNFVRDEIIDADRLPLKYAAHTPCFRSEAGSYGRDTRGLIRQHQFDKVEMVQIVKPEDSMQALEDLTGHAEGILQALGLPYRKIILCGGDMGFGSTKTYDLEVWVPSQNTYREISSCSNMGDFQARRMKARYRADQKKTEFVHTLNGSGLAVGRTLLAVMENYQRADGSIEIPEVLRPYMGGATYID, encoded by the coding sequence ATGATCGACCCGAAATTACTCAGAAATAATATTGAGGCTGTAAATTTAGCCTTGGCAAAACGTGGTGTTCAACTGAATGTCGAAGAGTGGGCATCACTTGAAGCTCGCCGTAAAGAAATTCAGTCCAAAACTGAATCGCTACAGGCTGAGCGTAATGCGGGTGCGAAACAAGTTGGCCAAATCAAAAAAGCCGGTGGTGATGCGTCTGAAATCATGGCACGCATGTCTGCGATTGGCGATGAGATCAAGGCTGCTGAAGCTGCACTGGCTGAACTGCAAGCGGAACTTGAAGAAAAATCATTGTCTATTCCTAACCTTCCAGATGAATCTGTTCCTGAAGGCAAAGATGAAAATGACAACGTAGAAATCCTGAAATGGGGCACACCACGTACATTTGATTTCGAAATCAAAGACCATACTGACCTGGGCGAAATGATGGGTGGTCTGGAATTTGAAACAGCGACTAAATTAACCGGTTCCCGTTTCAGCGTCCTAAAAGGTCCATTAGCACGTCTGCAACGTGCGATTACCCAGTTCATGCTGGATACGCATACCACTAAAAATGGTTATACCGAAGCGTATGTGCCTTACTTGGTAAATGCTGATTCTCTACGTGGTACAGGTCAGTTACCAAAATTTGAAGAAGACCTGTTCAAACTGCAAGGCGAAAAAGAATTTTATCTGATTCCAACAGCCGAAGTACCAGTAACCAACTTCGTACGTGATGAAATCATCGATGCGGATCGTTTGCCACTGAAATATGCAGCGCATACGCCATGTTTCCGTAGTGAAGCAGGATCTTATGGTCGTGACACCCGTGGTCTGATTCGTCAGCACCAGTTTGACAAAGTTGAGATGGTTCAGATCGTTAAGCCTGAAGATTCTATGCAGGCACTTGAAGACTTAACCGGTCACGCTGAAGGCATCTTGCAAGCACTAGGTCTGCCATACCGTAAGATCATTTTGTGTGGTGGTGACATGGGCTTTGGTTCAACCAAGACTTATGACTTAGAAGTGTGGGTGCCAAGCCAAAATACGTATCGTGAAATTTCTTCATGTTCAAACATGGGTGATTTCCAGGCACGCCGTATGAAAGCGCGTTACCGTGCTGACCAGAAGAAAACTGAATTCGTACATACATTGAATGGTTCAGGCCTGGCAGTGGGTCGTACTTTATTGGCTGTGATGGAAAACTACCAACGTGCTGATGGTTCAATTGAGATTCCTGAAGTATTACGTCCATACATGGGTGGTGCAACTTACATCGACTAA
- the rpoD gene encoding RNA polymerase sigma factor RpoD → MSDMTSPTSQVAALISRGKEQGYLTFAEVNDHLPDSITESEQIEDIIQMLNDVGIPVHDRAPESDDTMFEDTAEAADEVAEEEAAAVLASVENEPGRTTDPVRMYMREMGTVELLTREGEISIAKRIEEGIRDVLHSIAYWPNAVEVVLQEYKDYEAGERRLADLLSGYLDPESDEEIPEVLEEVAEIEEDEEATTKSTKDVKLDDEEDEEESDSDDDSEGDSGPDPEIAKVRFAELSDAWKNTKAVIEKHGRNSKEAEDALQALATVFMMFKFTPRLFDIISEMIRGTHDQIRGAEREVMRYAVRRGRMDRTQFRTSFPGQESNPAWLDEQIAKAPADQKGYLEKVRPDVLAFQQKIADIEKELDLKVRDIKDIAKRMAVGEAKARRAKKEMVEANLRLVISIAKKYTNRGLQFLDLIQEGNIGLMKAVDKFEYRRGYKFSTYATWWIRQAITRSIADQARTIRIPVHMIETINKINRVSRQLLQEMGREPTPEELGERLEMDEVKVRKVLKIAKEPISMETPIGDDEDSHLGDFIEDSNITSPVDAATSEGLKEATREVLENLTEREAKVLKMRFGIDMPTDHTLEEVGKQFDVTRERIRQIEAKALRKLRHPSRSEHLRSFLEND, encoded by the coding sequence ATGAGCGATATGACTTCCCCTACTTCACAAGTAGCGGCTCTGATTAGCCGAGGCAAAGAACAAGGTTATTTAACCTTCGCTGAGGTTAACGATCATCTCCCAGACTCGATCACAGAAAGCGAACAGATTGAAGATATCATTCAGATGCTGAATGACGTCGGCATTCCGGTACATGATCGCGCGCCTGAATCTGATGATACGATGTTTGAGGACACTGCAGAAGCTGCCGATGAAGTTGCAGAAGAAGAAGCTGCAGCAGTACTTGCATCTGTAGAAAATGAGCCAGGTCGTACAACTGACCCTGTGCGTATGTATATGCGTGAAATGGGTACCGTTGAACTGTTAACGCGTGAAGGCGAAATCAGCATTGCGAAACGTATTGAAGAAGGGATCCGTGACGTTCTTCACTCAATTGCTTACTGGCCGAATGCTGTAGAAGTTGTACTCCAAGAATACAAAGATTATGAAGCGGGCGAACGCCGCCTTGCTGACCTTCTGTCAGGTTACCTAGACCCTGAATCAGATGAAGAAATTCCAGAAGTACTGGAAGAAGTCGCTGAAATCGAAGAAGACGAAGAAGCAACGACCAAGTCAACCAAAGATGTAAAACTGGATGATGAGGAAGATGAAGAAGAGTCTGACAGTGATGACGATTCTGAAGGTGACTCAGGTCCAGATCCAGAAATCGCTAAAGTGCGTTTTGCTGAACTGTCAGATGCCTGGAAAAATACCAAAGCTGTAATCGAAAAGCATGGTCGCAACAGCAAAGAAGCAGAAGACGCACTACAAGCTTTGGCGACTGTGTTCATGATGTTCAAATTCACACCGCGTCTGTTCGATATCATTTCTGAAATGATTCGTGGCACACATGACCAGATCCGTGGTGCAGAACGTGAAGTGATGCGTTATGCAGTGCGTCGTGGTCGTATGGATCGTACCCAGTTCCGTACTTCTTTCCCAGGTCAGGAATCGAATCCAGCCTGGTTGGATGAGCAAATCGCGAAAGCACCTGCTGATCAAAAAGGCTATTTAGAAAAAGTACGTCCTGACGTGTTGGCATTCCAGCAAAAAATTGCCGACATCGAAAAAGAGCTTGATCTGAAAGTTCGTGACATCAAAGACATCGCTAAACGTATGGCGGTGGGTGAAGCGAAAGCACGTCGTGCCAAGAAAGAAATGGTGGAAGCGAACTTACGTCTGGTAATTTCGATTGCGAAAAAATACACCAACCGTGGCTTGCAGTTCCTGGATCTGATTCAGGAAGGTAACATCGGTCTGATGAAAGCGGTTGATAAATTTGAATACCGTCGTGGTTACAAGTTCTCGACTTATGCTACCTGGTGGATTCGTCAGGCAATTACCCGTTCAATCGCGGATCAGGCACGTACCATCCGTATTCCAGTACACATGATCGAAACGATTAACAAGATCAACCGTGTATCTCGTCAATTACTTCAGGAAATGGGTCGTGAACCTACTCCGGAAGAACTGGGCGAACGTCTGGAAATGGACGAAGTGAAGGTTCGTAAAGTACTTAAAATCGCGAAAGAACCGATTTCGATGGAAACTCCAATCGGTGATGATGAAGATTCGCATTTGGGTGACTTCATTGAAGACAGCAACATCACCTCTCCTGTTGATGCTGCAACTTCAGAAGGTCTGAAAGAAGCGACGCGTGAAGTCCTAGAAAACTTGACTGAACGTGAAGCGAAAGTCCTGAAAATGCGTTTCGGTATCGATATGCCAACGGATCATACTTTGGAAGAAGTAGGTAAACAGTTCGACGTAACTCGTGAACGTATCCGTCAGATTGAAGCGAAAGCATTGCGTAAATTACGTCATCCTTCTCGTTCTGAACACCTGCGTTCATTCCTTGAAAATGACTAA